A stretch of the Flavobacterium sp. 5 genome encodes the following:
- a CDS encoding lmo0937 family membrane protein, with protein MSNLLYTVAVILVLFWAIGFFAYSAGSIIHILLVIALIAVILRIIQGRKI; from the coding sequence ATGAGCAATCTACTTTACACAGTCGCAGTAATACTTGTCCTTTTTTGGGCAATTGGATTCTTTGCCTACAGTGCTGGATCAATAATACATATACTACTTGTAATTGCATTAATTGCAGTAATTTTAAGAATAATACAAGGCAGAAAAATATAG
- a CDS encoding nuclear transport factor 2 family protein gives MNENEQLIHKFYTAFAKADAKTMCECYHNAIQFQDPAFGKLNGNDACQMWNMLMEKSKGNIKIEFSDITADNFSGSAKWIATYNFSKTNRKVINEIHAQFQFRDGLIVNHIDYFDIWKWSKQALGFKGLLLGWTGFMQKQIQKQAMTSLQNYIKTHS, from the coding sequence ATGAATGAGAACGAACAATTAATACATAAATTCTACACTGCTTTCGCTAAAGCTGATGCAAAAACGATGTGCGAATGTTATCACAATGCGATTCAATTTCAAGATCCTGCCTTTGGAAAGCTCAATGGAAACGATGCTTGTCAGATGTGGAATATGTTGATGGAAAAAAGTAAAGGAAACATCAAAATTGAATTTTCTGACATCACAGCTGATAATTTTTCAGGTTCAGCCAAATGGATTGCTACATATAATTTTAGTAAAACTAATAGAAAAGTTATCAATGAAATTCATGCTCAATTTCAGTTTCGAGATGGTTTAATTGTAAATCATATTGATTATTTTGATATTTGGAAGTGGTCTAAACAAGCATTAGGTTTTAAAGGTTTGCTATTAGGATGGACTGGTTTTATGCAAAAGCAAATTCAGAAACAAGCTATGACTTCATTACAAAATTATATTAAAACTCACTCTTAA
- a CDS encoding DinB family protein, translating into MSLEVLKVLFNRDLNKLKLEIESYHNESTIWCIEKSIVNSAGNLCLHLIGNLNTYIGAQIGNTNYIRNRQLEFSNKFVPRALLIADIEATILMINSTLDQLIDEDLKQEHSYLVFESKTSLEYLLMHLTTHLTYHLGQINYHRRLLDN; encoded by the coding sequence ATGTCTTTAGAAGTTTTAAAAGTCTTATTTAATAGAGATTTAAATAAGTTAAAATTAGAAATTGAATCCTACCACAATGAAAGTACGATTTGGTGCATAGAAAAATCAATAGTAAATTCAGCTGGAAATTTATGTTTACATTTAATAGGTAACCTAAACACCTATATAGGAGCACAAATTGGAAATACAAATTATATAAGAAATCGACAACTTGAGTTTTCGAATAAATTTGTTCCAAGAGCTCTACTTATTGCTGACATAGAAGCTACAATACTAATGATTAACAGTACTCTCGATCAACTTATAGATGAAGATTTAAAACAAGAACACTCCTATTTAGTTTTTGAGAGTAAAACTTCCTTAGAATATTTATTGATGCATCTCACAACACATTTGACTTATCATTTGGGTCAAATTAATTATCATAGGAGATTGTTAGATAATTAG
- the pflB gene encoding formate C-acetyltransferase, whose protein sequence is MKSTTEILYFKTGNWNNAIDVYDFVLQNISPYEGDQSFLAGPSEKTNKLWNVCKENLLEERKKNGCLAIDTTTISNLTSFGPGYIDRENEVIVGLQTDMLLKRAMKPFGGIKLVESAVAERGLKVSDEVVKIFNYAKDHNQAVFSAYDSEIRAYRSKHLLTGLPDNYARGRIIGDFRRVALYGIDKLIEAKKEDFASISGEMTDHKVRLREEISEQIKALQDMKIMANSYGIDISVPATNAKEAVQFTYLAYLSAVKEQDGAAMSLGNVSSFLDIYIENDLKSGLINESEAQEFIDQFVMKLRLVRHLRPGAYDEIFGGDPTWVTEAIGGQLNDGRTKVTKTSFRFLQTLYNLGASPEPNLTILWSQSLPQGFKDFCAKVSIDTSSLQYENDDLMRINRGSDDYGIACCVSYQKIGKTIQHFGARANLPKALLMALNGGREEDKGSVVIKNIPQMADGTLDYDSVMNIFKTTLAEVARVYAKSMYIIHYMHDKYYYERAQMSLIDSDPNIDIAYGAAGISIIADSLSAIKYAKVTPVRNDIGLTVDFNIEGEFPKFGNDDDRVDSIAQEITTIFIDELRKHKAYKNATPTLSLLTITSNVMYGSNTGSTPDGRKGGEAFAPGANPMHGRDTHGAIASLNSVSKLKYEDAQDGISYTFTMVPKSLGSDKEEQVSNLITILDSYFGRNAHHLNVNVLDKETLLDAYNHPENYPQLTIRVSGYAVNFVRLSKAHQLEVINRTFHENL, encoded by the coding sequence ATGAAAAGTACGACAGAAATATTATATTTTAAAACAGGGAATTGGAATAATGCAATTGATGTTTATGATTTTGTATTGCAGAATATATCTCCTTATGAAGGTGATCAAAGTTTTTTAGCAGGTCCATCAGAGAAAACAAATAAACTATGGAATGTTTGCAAAGAAAATTTACTTGAAGAAAGAAAGAAAAATGGTTGCTTAGCAATAGATACGACTACCATATCAAATCTTACCTCATTTGGACCAGGCTATATTGATAGAGAAAATGAAGTTATTGTAGGTTTACAAACCGATATGCTCTTAAAAAGAGCGATGAAGCCATTCGGAGGTATCAAATTGGTAGAATCTGCTGTAGCAGAAAGAGGATTGAAAGTTTCGGATGAAGTAGTAAAAATATTTAATTACGCTAAAGATCACAATCAAGCCGTTTTTAGTGCTTATGATAGTGAGATTAGAGCCTATCGCTCTAAACATCTGCTAACTGGTTTACCAGACAATTATGCAAGAGGAAGAATCATAGGTGACTTTAGAAGAGTTGCACTTTATGGAATAGACAAACTTATAGAAGCAAAAAAAGAAGATTTTGCTTCTATTTCTGGTGAAATGACTGATCACAAAGTACGTCTTAGAGAAGAAATTTCAGAACAGATCAAAGCTTTACAGGATATGAAAATCATGGCCAATTCTTATGGCATTGATATTTCTGTTCCTGCAACCAATGCAAAAGAAGCTGTTCAGTTTACTTATTTAGCTTATTTAAGTGCCGTAAAAGAACAAGATGGAGCTGCAATGTCTCTAGGGAATGTTTCGTCATTTTTGGATATTTATATTGAAAATGATTTAAAATCAGGTTTAATAAACGAATCAGAAGCACAAGAATTTATTGATCAATTTGTTATGAAACTTCGTTTGGTACGTCATTTACGCCCAGGTGCTTATGATGAAATTTTTGGAGGAGACCCAACTTGGGTGACCGAAGCTATTGGAGGACAGCTTAACGACGGAAGAACTAAAGTGACTAAAACTTCATTTAGATTTTTACAGACATTATACAATTTAGGAGCTTCTCCGGAACCAAACTTGACTATTCTATGGTCACAAAGTTTGCCTCAAGGATTTAAAGATTTCTGTGCAAAAGTTTCTATTGATACTTCTTCGCTTCAGTATGAAAATGATGATTTAATGCGTATAAACAGAGGATCTGATGATTACGGAATCGCTTGCTGTGTTTCTTATCAAAAAATTGGTAAAACTATTCAGCACTTTGGAGCTCGTGCTAATTTGCCTAAAGCTTTATTGATGGCTTTAAATGGCGGTCGTGAAGAAGACAAAGGATCTGTTGTTATTAAAAACATTCCTCAGATGGCTGATGGTACTTTGGATTATGATTCAGTAATGAATATCTTCAAAACTACTTTAGCTGAAGTTGCAAGAGTGTATGCAAAATCAATGTATATTATTCATTACATGCATGACAAATACTATTATGAAAGAGCTCAAATGTCTCTGATTGATAGTGATCCAAATATTGATATTGCTTATGGTGCAGCAGGGATTTCAATTATTGCCGATTCATTATCAGCAATAAAATACGCAAAAGTTACACCAGTTAGAAATGACATTGGATTAACCGTAGATTTCAATATAGAAGGAGAATTTCCAAAATTCGGAAATGACGATGACAGAGTAGATAGTATCGCTCAGGAAATCACTACTATATTTATTGATGAGTTAAGAAAACACAAAGCATATAAAAATGCTACTCCTACTCTATCTTTATTAACCATTACTTCAAATGTAATGTACGGTTCTAACACAGGTTCAACACCTGATGGACGCAAAGGTGGTGAAGCTTTTGCACCTGGAGCAAATCCTATGCACGGCAGAGATACACATGGAGCTATTGCTTCTTTAAATTCTGTTAGTAAATTGAAATATGAAGATGCTCAGGATGGTATATCCTATACTTTTACGATGGTACCAAAATCGTTAGGATCTGATAAGGAAGAGCAAGTTTCAAATTTAATAACTATTTTGGATAGTTACTTTGGAAGAAATGCACACCACTTAAATGTGAATGTTTTGGATAAAGAAACACTATTAGATGCTTATAATCATCCTGAAAATTATCCTCAGTTAACGATAAGAGTTTCAGGATATGCTGTAAATTTTGTTCGATTGTCTAAAGCACATCAGCTTGAAGTTATCAACAGAACTTTCCATGAAAATTTGTAA
- the pflA gene encoding pyruvate formate-lyase-activating protein — translation MYFPQQHYTDDSIDSHNTDLLRIHSIETLGTHDGPGIRMVIFAQGCQFRCLYCQNPDTLDIHGGTFIPIEELLEKALHQKSYFGKNGGITVSGGEPLLQREKLIHFFDRLHENGIHTCLDSNGRVLDSKTEQLLERTDLLLLDVKHINKEWHKKLTGVKNKTTLRLAEYRESTGKPMWLRYVLVPGWSDQEEYLHEWGKYFTFYKTIERVEIIPFHQMGKHKWEMLGLEYQLADTIPHTAEEVNKAAEIFKLYFKNVKIK, via the coding sequence ATGTATTTTCCACAGCAACACTATACAGATGATTCGATAGACTCTCACAACACTGATTTATTACGAATCCATTCTATTGAAACATTAGGAACTCATGATGGTCCGGGAATCAGAATGGTAATCTTTGCTCAGGGATGCCAATTTCGATGTTTGTACTGTCAAAATCCCGATACTTTAGATATTCATGGCGGAACATTTATACCTATTGAAGAACTTTTAGAAAAGGCATTACATCAAAAATCTTATTTTGGTAAAAATGGAGGTATTACTGTTTCTGGTGGTGAACCTTTATTGCAACGAGAAAAGTTAATTCATTTTTTTGATCGTTTACACGAAAATGGCATTCATACTTGTTTGGATTCAAATGGAAGAGTATTAGATTCTAAAACTGAACAATTACTAGAAAGAACCGATTTATTGTTATTGGATGTCAAACACATCAATAAAGAGTGGCATAAAAAGCTTACTGGTGTTAAAAACAAAACAACGCTTCGATTAGCTGAATATAGAGAAAGTACTGGCAAACCAATGTGGTTGCGATATGTGCTAGTACCTGGCTGGAGTGATCAAGAAGAATATCTTCATGAGTGGGGGAAATATTTCACTTTCTATAAAACAATAGAGAGAGTTGAAATTATTCCTTTCCATCAAATGGGGAAACACAAATGGGAAATGTTAGGCTTAGAATATCAATTGGCTGATACCATTCCGCACACAGCTGAAGAAGTAAATAAAGCTGCTGAGATATTCAAGTTATACTTCAAAAATGTAAAAATCAAATAA
- a CDS encoding OFA family MFS transporter, with amino-acid sequence MSKNKYLIVVAGMVMQLSIGSIYAYSKWIEPLSKELNWDAHDTKTGFSLAICFLGLTAAFMGKFAQKIGPTKGGLIAAAFLTIGLLGSALSVKLNSMYLFYLTFGVIQGIGLGFGYIVPVYTVVKWFPDRPGLASGIIIMSFALGSLLTSFLIGPLYTSIGLTGAFTALGIVYGFCMLLSSLYLANPISTSEVHHTHIDLTPKEIITDKRFIALWILLFLNVCGGIAIISKAAVLGEEVVGMNSVQATMFVAIIGLFNGIGRLFWSSISDKIGCWTTFMIFIGINAACFALIPTFSTNQISFQVLTFIIIAGYGAGFATMPSFVKEIFGIEKYGPVLGYTLTAWSAAAFVGPLLLGLTTDITIFYLFAILLLIALFVGLWLKTLLLKPVMDNKKKAQTKV; translated from the coding sequence ATGTCAAAAAACAAGTATTTGATAGTAGTGGCCGGAATGGTCATGCAGCTATCAATAGGATCTATTTATGCTTATAGCAAATGGATTGAACCTTTATCCAAAGAATTAAACTGGGATGCTCATGATACCAAAACTGGATTTAGTTTAGCCATTTGCTTCCTAGGACTAACAGCTGCTTTTATGGGGAAATTTGCTCAAAAAATTGGACCTACAAAAGGAGGACTTATTGCAGCTGCATTTTTAACAATAGGATTATTAGGCAGCGCTTTGTCTGTCAAATTAAATTCAATGTATTTATTCTATTTAACTTTTGGGGTAATACAAGGTATTGGCTTAGGATTTGGATATATTGTCCCCGTCTATACCGTTGTGAAGTGGTTTCCTGATCGTCCAGGACTAGCGTCTGGCATCATTATCATGTCATTTGCCTTAGGCTCTTTATTAACATCATTTTTAATTGGCCCATTATATACATCTATAGGACTAACTGGTGCATTTACTGCTTTAGGAATTGTTTATGGATTTTGTATGCTATTAAGTTCATTATATTTGGCTAATCCAATTAGTACTTCTGAAGTTCACCATACACATATAGATTTGACTCCAAAAGAAATTATAACTGACAAACGTTTTATCGCGTTATGGATATTATTATTTTTAAATGTATGCGGAGGTATCGCCATAATCTCAAAAGCAGCAGTTCTTGGAGAAGAAGTTGTTGGAATGAATTCTGTTCAAGCCACCATGTTCGTAGCAATCATTGGTTTATTTAACGGAATTGGACGTTTGTTTTGGTCCAGTATTTCAGATAAAATTGGCTGTTGGACTACTTTTATGATTTTTATAGGAATCAACGCAGCTTGTTTTGCACTAATCCCTACATTTTCAACAAATCAAATTTCATTTCAAGTTTTAACTTTTATTATAATTGCTGGTTATGGCGCAGGATTTGCTACAATGCCTTCGTTTGTAAAAGAAATTTTTGGAATCGAAAAATATGGTCCTGTACTTGGCTACACTTTGACAGCATGGTCAGCCGCTGCATTTGTTGGCCCACTATTATTAGGTCTAACCACTGATATTACTATTTTCTATTTATTTGCCATATTATTACTCATTGCCTTGTTTGTTGGTTTATGGCTCAAAACATTGTTGCTAAAACCAGTTATGGATAATAAAAAAAAGGCTCAAACTAAAGTTTGA